Proteins encoded in a region of the Thermoplasmatales archaeon genome:
- a CDS encoding sigma-70 region 4 domain-containing protein: MSHVTPEMRRIMVMAKKAGKKTKEIAEFLGISRKTVWKWNKRAHHPGKESFRDK, from the coding sequence ATGTCACATGTTACTCCAGAAATGAGGAGAATAATGGTTATGGCAAAGAAGGCAGGAAAGAAAACAAAAGAAATTGCTGAATTTCTTGGAATAAGCAGAAAAACTGTATGGAAGTGGAATAAAAGAGCACATCATCCAGGAAAGGAAAGTTTTAGAGATAAAT